A section of the Amblyomma americanum isolate KBUSLIRL-KWMA chromosome 2, ASM5285725v1, whole genome shotgun sequence genome encodes:
- the Pdhb gene encoding pyruvate dehydrogenase E1 beta subunit translates to MASTRSMLKSVSMKLKWHMLVSGRRSLSTSRGVCAQLTVRDALNSAMDEEMERDERVFLIGEEVAQYDGAYKVSRGLWKKYGDKRVIDTPITEMGFAGIAVGAAFAGLRPICEFMTFNFAMQAIDQIINSAGKTFYMSAGNIAAPIVFRGPNGNAAGVAAQHSQCYAAWYGHCPGLKVISPYSAEDCKGLLKSAIRDPDPVVFLENELMYGHAFEVSDEVKSKDFLVPIGKAKIERPGTHVTLVSHSKAVGTCLDAAKQLASQGIECEVINLRSIRPLDEEAIQASVMKTNRLVTVENGWPHFGVGAEICASIVESPAFDYLDAPVIRVTGADVPMPYAVTLENESVPTEAHVVMAVKKLLNVQ, encoded by the coding sequence ATGGCTTCGACGCGCAGCATGCTCAAGAGTGTCAGCATGAAGCTGAAGTGGCACATGTTGGTTTCGGGCCGTCGTTCACTGTCCACATCTCGGGGTGTGTGTGCCCAGCTCACTGTCCGGGACGCCCTCAACTCGGCCATGGACGAGGAGATGGAGCGCGATGAGCGGGTTTTCCTCATCGGCGAAGAAGTGGCCCAGTACGACGGTGCGTACAAGGTGAGCCGAGGTCTGTGGAAAAAGTACGGCGACAAACGTGTGATAGACACGCCTATTACGGAGATGGGCTTCGCCGGCATAGCCGTCGGTGCCGCCTTCGCAGGTTTGAGGCCCATTTGCGAGTTTATGACGTTCAACTTCGCCATGCAAGCCATCGATCAGATCATAAACTCGGCCGGAAAGACCTTCTACATGTCGGCAGGTAACATCGCAGCCCCGATCGTGTTCCGAGGGCCCAATGGTAACGCCGCCGGTGTAGCCGCCCAGCATTCGCAGTGCTACGCAGCTTGGTACGGCCACTGCCCCGGTCTCAAAGTCATCTCGCCCTACAGCGCCGAAGACTGCAAAGGTCTCCTCAAGTCCGCCATCCGAGACCCCGACCCCGTTGTGTTCCTAGAAAACGAGCTCATGTACGGTCACGCATTTGAAGTCTCGGACGAAGTGAAGAGCAAGGACTTTCTCGTTCCCATCGGCAAAGCCAAGATCGAGCGACCGGGGACACACGTCACCCTAGTGTCGCACTCCAAGGCAGTTGGCACATGCTTGGACGCTGCCAAACAACTGGCGAGCCAGGGCATCGAGTGCGAAGTGATCAACCTCCGCAGCATCCGCCCTCTCGACGAAGAAGCCATACAGGCGTCCGTCATGAAGACCAACCGGCTCGTCACAGTTGAGAATGGATGGCCGCACTTCGGTGTTGGAGCCGAGATCTGCGCCAGCATCGTCGAGAGCCCAGCGTTCGACTACCTCGACGCCCCGGTCATCAGGGTAACGGGTGCCGACGTGCCAATGCCCTACGCAGTCACCCTCGAAAATGAGTCTGTCCCCACAGAAGCACACGTTGTGATGGCCGTCAAGAAGCTGTTGAACGTGCAGTGA